TCATGTGTTGGGTGCTTTTCCTTGTAGTGCTCTTTTAGGGCCTTCAATTCATcagttttaaatgaacaaacaaagCATTTATAAACCAAATTGTGGTCAAATGATTGCATCGTGAGTACAAGCAAGGCCTCTGGATGATTTTCTGTATAATGTCTTTGGAGTTTGGCCAAATTTGAGAACTCGATTGGACACTCCAGGCAACGGAAAGTAGCACTGTGATCTGTTGGGTCCTGAAGGTAGACAGCATTATATCTTATGTGAGGGTGACTGTTTTGATAGTGGTTGGCCAAAAGTTTAATGCCAACAACTTTGAAGTCACAATGCTTACAGTTGTAAACGGTTGAGGTTTCCACATCCATGTCTTCAAGATTCCTTTCTTCCTCACCGTCACTGAATTCAAATGAAAGGTCTTTACTATTTGAACACTGGTGCTTACTTTCATTTGCTTTCTCTGgaataattttcttttctctgtctgaTTTTGCTTTCTTCACAGGAGGACCTCCTGATATTTCACTCACTGgccgcttttcaccattgtttGGGGCTGTTATTTTCCCCTGAGGCTTTGGTGATTTCAGGCCAGCACCAGGGAAGGGGTCCTTTAGTAGAAAACGGGTAGACTCACTTTTAGAGATATCAATTGTGTGCATTGCGGTGACTTTAAACACACCGCTACTGTTTGGTGTGGAGTTTGATGGAGATTCTTTCAAAAAGAGTGTTTCTTTAGAGCCATCTGGTGACTTTGAAGTATGCTCTAACAGTGCTGGGGGTTTCTGTATCAACTCAGGGGATGGCACCAAGTACTTGGTGATGGTTTGCATTGGCCTCTTATAGGTTTTCAGGTCCTTTGAGGAGTTCAATGTGCATTCAGTTTTTGAGGTAGACTTCACTGGGTGAACAGAGGAACTCTCTTCAGCTCTTTCAGCTTCTTTGTGATTTTTCACAACAAATAtaattttagtctttgaatTTTCAGAAATTATCTTAGTCCGGAACCCATTCTGATTCTCTGGTGTTCTTTGACACTGCATCTCATGCTCATTTAAAAGATCCAAactaaaagctttaaaatcacaGTGCTGGCATCCAAAATTATCTCTTGAATTGTTGCTTTTGATGTCGGTATTGGTCTGTTGAGTCCCAAGGTGCTTTAGACCGGCATCTGTGAGAGCAACATCTACATCAAAGCCATGAACCTTGTTGAGGTGTTCAAAAAGGTAAACCTTGGAtttaaagatgagagaacagcGGCTGCACTGTAAAGACTTCATCTGGAGTTCTTGGGTGACAGCTTGATGGGGTGTCAAGTTGCCTGAGGTGGCAATGTGCACTGTATCTGATGGAATAAATAACATCTATGAGAAAGTGCTGCAAATGTAACGTGATAAGCAAGACTGAAACaatattttgcaattaaaaactGGACTGATAAATAcctttttgcatcttgcatgtctTTCCTAAATCAAGTGTCCTGATTAAAGCAGATGTGCCTCACCTAGAAGATTAAAAacactcatcactgtttaaGATACAAAATAGAAGCACCACATATTCGGATACTAGTCTAGTAACTGTTCCGCACAAAAGAACGTTTCCACGTGGGGTTAAAACGGTTACACGTTAACTTCAGAAGATATCCTGACAATTATTAAAGACAAGGCCGTATTACTTTACTAAATAACTCTCCGTGAGGAACGCTCAACAGGAAGACACGAAACGACTACGTCTCTATGCttgcaaaagtggcattaaCTTTTACAAAAACCCAACAGAAACTTAATGTAAGCACATATAATTTCATGAAATACACAGTGCACTCACGGTACATACTCACGCATGCAAATGAAAACTGAATGCGGGTTGGAAAGCAATGTTTTGAGCCCTCGATGTTGATATCGTTAGGAGTCCTTCACGTTTCCGCCATTTTTCCCGCGAGTACGACTCTCTGAGGCTTGTGCTGTTTTAGCTACACTTGCTTCCGTCCAAAGACAAccacccttcaaaataaagaagGGTGAATCGCGCTGTGGACAGTAAAATCTCATTGTCAATTCACACACTAAGATAATTTATGAAACACGACAATATTTCGCAGCTTGCCAGACACAAACACTTAGACCTCTTAGTGATCCAAACGTTCATAGCACATTCATAAATTCATATTTCCTCATTAAAACGCGGAACAAAGTATTTCACACCATGATTTTTCATAATCATTTCACTCAACGTTATGACGTAAAATGCACTTGCACTGACATGTTAAAAATGGCTACCACATGATAATCACAACTTTGATGACACGTTTTCTACAAAAAATTTtctataatttttattttttaaagtaaaacagatACGTTTAGCTATTTCAATCTTGGTGCGAattatgtaaaaaacaaaactcgaGCTCTTGTTGACACAAATTCGACAGGAAGTACTGGGGATTCCCTTCATGTCCTGTTTACGGGTGTAAAGAAACGCTTTTACAACTTTACTGTATTTTTCGGATTTATAAAATGCTTTATAACATTTAAATCCCCTACAAAGTATTTTAGTCActcttaaagttaaaaatgtgtccGTTTGGATAATACTCGTTTACTAGCCTGTGATGGATTATCACGGTTCAAGCGGAGAACAGAAATTTCCGTCACAACCTTAACATTTACCATGATAAAGAATATTTAAGTCATTTCGTGCCCTCGTGCTTGTTTTCGAAGTCGCCTGTATGTTGGAAGTGCCTGCTTGAGATTTTTGGTCTTAAGGATGGATAAAAGCATGACGAGGGGTCCGGATATTGTCGtacaatttattttgaaagagtaTTCGACTGAATGGAAATGAAGAAATCGTCTAGCTTTGCtcgcttttgtttttttaggcaGAGACGGGGGAAAACTGGGAAAACGAAATACGGTGCCATTTGTCGGTTACTTGTTAcgaaactaaaactaaaaatcaaactgaaaaaaccCCGTTGGATTTGGattgtttaaaatatattttgatgATTTACCACAAGGTTGTAAATCAAAAGGAAAACGGACGGTCACATGACCCGGAAGTGAACGGAAAGATTTCAAGTTAAAGCCCGAAGGATATCGTCTTACTGACAGAAAAGAGGTGATagatacaggtacatctcaaaaaattagaatatcatgaaaaagttcataaATTTtggtcactcttttctgaaagtgaaacccatatattatatgttacacatagagtgaaatatttcaagcctttgtttcttgaaatgttgatgactATGGCTTTCAGATAAGTCCACTctttctccagactctgggaccttgaagagtggagaggcacagaatccatgttgcttgtAGTCtggtgtgaagtttccacagtcagtgatgatttgggctgccatggcatctgctggtgttggtccactgtgttttctgaagtccacagtcaacgcagccatctaccaggacattttagagcatttcatgcttccttctgctgacaaacttcatggagatgctgatttcattttccaacaggacttggcacctgcccacgctgccaaaggtaccaaaagctggttcaatggccatggtgttactgtgcttgattggccagcaaactggcctgacctcttatgtaatattctagtTTTTCGAGATAGTGGATTTTGGATTTTCTTATCTgaaagccataatcatcaatatttcaagaaataaaggcttgaaatatttcactctatgtgtaacaagtttATATAATATAtcggtttcactttcagaaaagagtgacaaaaaaatgaactttttaatgatattctaattttttttagatgtacctgtagaTAGATAGCTAGATAGTGTATCTCAATATATCAGAATATCGTGACAgagtgactttttaaaatcattttttcgaAAGGGAAATTTCAACATTTCTAGATTCATCACACATAGGTGAAATGTTCcagggttttgttttttaaaattttgattaaagtTTACAgcttaggaaaaaaaaaaaaaaaaaataccaggaTAATTTGGAAAGTTCATTTTTCAATGGTTTCCCAAGCCTTtattttgtcactctgattcattacacacaaccacagtcaCACAGAAGACTTCTGACTTGACAGCTGTCTAGCAGACAATGGCTGGGTCTTTGGTTTGAGTCTTTCCTTgagactcatggagagactggaggacTCCAAGCGCAGGACTGAAGACCAAAGACCGATGTTTAACAGCCCATGGCACATCTGGATTGCCACGTGAAGGGACGTCAGTTTATGATGATGATGCCAGCTGATCATCAATAAGATGTCAGGAGGCTGGAACAACTGATTGTGTTTActaaatttgtatttattccAATCAGATATCCACATTTACtgtttggtctcagtgtggGATCACAAACACCTAAACATAAAGAGAAACCTGCAGTCTATTAAAAAATGCACTCTTTCAATGAGCAAATGCTTTATTACACGAAACTACTTCCAGTTTGTCTGAGGACTGATGAATAAGTGACTTGGGATCCATTGAATCACTGGCATGGTGAAAGAGCAGGCTGTTCTCGGAGTGCTGTATCTAAacattcatagaaagttgactTGAAGAAAATAGTgaggtaagaaaaggtgcacaaaaGACACAACAACCAGCAGGAACTGCTGCAACctttagggcagtggttctcaacatggtccgggctcaggacccaccagtctctCTTATGacaaattgtgacccaagtttccaaaaaaaaaatcaacaaccCATATTAAGTTAATTGAatgtgttgcagtttggagcataattgaaacaaaatacacaatatgaaaaagagatgggacaaaactgacaagaTTTACCCCCCCTCAATAATTATGtgaatttttttgccaattttccaaaGATCTTAAGAAATTACTTAATTTTCATGGGAAAAGTAACCTTTCCACTGcaagaaaattagaaaaattggttgaaatattaataaaacatttaaattgacccaatttcacagtaaaacggggtaaaataaaaagtgttaATGCATGCTCACTagggacttcaggactttttgccaccatttttttccccacaccTAATCGCAACCcgctgaaaactgctctgcaacccactttagggtcccgacccaccagctgagaaccactgcttagGAGGATTGTCAAACAGCAGATTCAATGACTTAAGGCAGTGTTTCCCACCATTTCTTCTACAAACCAGAAGCAGGAATCAGTTTCAAGCTTAATACATTTTCGACACAATCTTAAACAACCTGACACCGAAATGGACTATTTTAAATTCCTCGCTTTGGCTGTCATTGGTTCCGCATGAGGACATTCTTTCCTCCGGAGCCATATATCGGTCGTACCACAACAGGGACGTGAACATTGACCTGTAAAAATCAATACCTAGCTCGTCTTAAAAATATATGTGATATGTGCGACTGCACAAAGTGTAAGTTTTTCTCTCATGATCAGACCTCAGATCGTGTTAGCGGAACGCTGAATCAAGTCCGTTGTAACAGTGAACTCATGCTAAAGTCAGTAACAGAGCTTATTTGTGGCTCACCATTATTCGGTTAAATAATAGACAATTTAGGGGTTCTTAGTGGAATGACTTTATCAATACCCCAGCTACTCTATATAACCTCTGTTTAGCGGTATTTATCGCTGCAGTCACGTAAACAGCTCTTTGACTCAGTAACACCTGTCTGTTTGCTGCTGATTCACTCTGGTACAAAAGAAATGATTacagcagcaaagcagccctcCTCTGAACAAGAGCCATTGACAGACCATCGTGTTTTTTGTTTACAGGCTGactttctgagaaaaaaagagataatggCAGTCTGACCTGAAACATCACCATGCTGCCTGCCCAGCTGACCAGCCGGTTAACTCTGAACATCCTGAGGAGGATTCAACCTGGAGCATTTTCCCCCTGTCTTCACTCCCTGACAAGCTGCTTCATTCACACGGATGGAGGGAAGACGAGACAGTATCTCCTATCAGATTCTACTCTGTCAGGAAGATTATATCCAAGGCAAAAGGCTGTCTGCCCAACTCATAGACTATATGAGCTCTATGGGAGAAGATCAATCAGTTTATCAGCTGCTACTATTGTGAATTCAGCACCAGCGCCTGTTCAGCCATACCTCCGACTGATGAGGCTGGACAAACCTATTGGTGTGTACAttaattttaaatgcaaataatatATTTCTGTGCAAAACACTAAGGTTGTCAAAAGTTTGAGTACTTCAGTTAATACCTTTTGATACCTATGGTTTTAAAACAAGACTATATTTGTAACCATAATGATCAATAGTATCGACAAGAACTGAAACTTCAAGAAATTTTTAAGTCAGTGgtgactagggctgggcagttaattgcaaattagattaaccGCAATATGGCTgcaatttaaaaacagcagaagttgcaatatttctttacttgaaaggtgtcaaaataccagtttaattcaTCAatgtttgcagcagcagagattttatgcacagagtggtttacaaaaatcctccttttcttgtttttttaaatatatttttattaatcaaaaaagtgacaaaatcatgatccattcaATAAAGCAATGGGTAAACagtttgcaatatgagcaaaaatagttgcaatttgatattttttaattgttctgcCCTCGTTCATTCTTTTGATACTGATGAAACTTGGCTTTAGTTCACGGAAgtcaatgatttattttacaaattgaatGAAAGAGAAGTGTGCAAAGTCCTTGGCGATTAGACTCCACCGTGACAATATATATCTGAAGGGGTAGTGAAGCGAATGGCAGGAATAGGATCCCCcccatggagtctagacactggtggtggtgttgagagatgcaggatcagatgaggagtagactttcATAGAAGCTGCCCAGGAACCCAGAAATGCAGGATAAGATTAGCAAGAGACCTGTAAGGAACTGGAAAAGATGCTGaataactgaatggaggtggctggggtgaaggagggttgcagcatctgCAGATGGCTGACcgtgaaagagagaatgacagatttaaaatctgacaggtgcatgatgattggtcaaacaaggcTGTGGCAGAATCTGTTTAGCTGAGTACTTAGAAGAGTGAgtgcccataatcagctgatcgtcagagcgggaagagagaaagaatggaaaaggGAAAGCTGTGAATGAGTGGTGACTGAAGAATGAGcaaaaacagtcttcctgcttgaacttttgcAACGTTCCATTGTTAAGGTGGCCTTAATTATTGTTAGATTTATTGGCATGTGCAGCTAAAAGCCAAACCAAAAGGCAAAATTgcttaaaaacatatttgtcaGTACCTGCAAGGTTTAAATGAAGTCTTTTGAGAATTTGGATCACTCTTTTAAACCAACAACTGTTGGCAAAAGCCTGAACACAAAGTCTGTACAACATAATACCaagtgatatttaaaaaaaaaacagtgaagacaattgttttaattgttttaaaagttttattaaCATGTCTTACAGAAGAGACTATTTACTTTTCATTAAACCTCCAGAGGCTTTATACATTGACTTATCACTGTTTGATTTGGCAGCAACTTTCAAATTgctgaagaaaaaacattttataaaggCTCACTGGTGTTAGTGACATTGTCTTAATCTGACTTGTTTTAGTTTAATCTGAGTTATGGTGTGCCTGTGTTTTATAGGGACATGGCTGCTATATCTCCCGTGTACTTGGAGCATCGCTCTGGCTGCTGACCCTGGCTGCCTCCCACATCTAGGAATGCTCACTCTGTTTGGTACAGGCGCTCTGCTGATGAGAGGTGCGGGCTGCACCATCAATGACATGTGGGACAGGGACTTTGACAAAAAGGTATCTGACATCCTTATTATGGCTAATATAAAATCAGTGTTTAATTTAACTAAATAGATACGGTTAATGCTTGATGCTGTTACTTGTCTTCATCACATTCATTCACATAATTATAGTCATTAAGACCCTGTCGTTAACACTCTTAATTTAAGTAGTGTAGCTACCtaatatttctgtcctgacCTCTTGAATGTGATGGTATTTTTGTGCAGGTAGCCCGGACATCTACACGGCCAATTGCCTCTGGGGAGATTTCTCAGTTGCAGGCCTTAGTTTTCCTTGGAGGGCAGCTCACTCTGGCTCTTGGAGTTCTTTTGTGTCTTAACTATTACAGGTACCGTTTCATTAAATTGTTTAATGTTCAGTCAAATAAATGTGGCACTGAAATAATAGGTTTGCAGTGTTTTCAATTTTgtgtcaaagagaaagaaataagAAGTACATTTATTCTAATGCTCTTCACAGCATAGCTTTAGGCGCTGCCTCACTGTCTCTTGTCGTCACGTACCCGCTCATGAAGAGAATCACTTACTGGCCACAGTTTGTGTTGGGTATGTACTCTACAGGATTACCCTTTTGTGTGTAATTTCTAAAGTTATTGCATCTTGCCATCAGTAAAGCTATTGTTAATTTGTCCTGTCCTTCTTTTTAGGTCTCACCTTTAACTGGGGGGCACTACTCGGCTGGTCAGCCGTCAAAGGTTACTGTGATTGGTCTGTTTGCCTCCCACTATATTTCTCAGGAGTGATGTGGACTCTCATATATGACACAATCTATGCACATCAGGTGAAAAAGAGGGGTTTCATCAACCTCCATGTATTTGTCTGATATAAATCACTTAATCATTTGACATGAACGATGTTGGGCTGATTTTAGCCCAATATctcacatttagaaaaaaaaatatccgAATGCATTATTAGAGATCTCATTCTATATAATCTCTTGTTATTAACATTGTTGTTAACATTAGGGGAAGATTAATTAAGACAAGGACAAAAACAGTGGAACTGAAATGGGCTTCTTTACAAAATTAAGTTCACTAAACTTATACATATACGTGTGAACTATTCCTCTAACTTGATCAAATGTAATCAAGTAACTGTATTTTTAGGTTCAGTCACTTGAGATCTCACATTTTAAGAAGTAAAATTAAATCTGGGCTGCCTTACATTTTCTTTAACCTCCAGGATAAAGACGATGATGTAAAGGTAGGAGTCAAATCGACTGCTCTGAGGTTCCAGGAGCAGACGAAACCTTGGCTTAGTGGTTTCACGGTGGCCATGATGTCAGGACTCGTTGTTGCCGGGGTCAACGCTGAGCAGACTCTTCCTTACTATGCTGTTCTGTCTGCAGTGGCTGTCCACCTCATGCATCAGGTAAGGAACAGGATATTGTGgtcatttatttcataatttaatttcatactGAGGTGTCAGATGTTAAGTAAGATGATAAAACTGAGTGAACTGCTATGTGGAAACTAATataacttatctttttaagtAGTAGCAATCTTCTTAGTTGTTTTTATAggtatcaaacatgttttactctaaatttgactttttttcccccctttcttATAGATTTACTCATTGGACATTAACAAACCAGAAGACTGCTGGAAGAAATTTGTCTCAAACAGGAACCTtggactgttgttgtttttaggaATAGTTGTCGGCAATTTATGGAAAGAACGACAAGAGACTTTGCTACAAAATGACGAAGCATTTAGATAAGTGAGACAATCAGCACAAATGTAATTTTATCATACCGACAGAAGATGACCATCATCAACATTGCACTGTAACTTTTATTGTCAGAAGTTGTACATTTTGGGGCAAAACAAACTGCAAGATAGATAATTTTAACCGCTCAGCAAACATATTACACAT
The Cheilinus undulatus linkage group 5, ASM1832078v1, whole genome shotgun sequence DNA segment above includes these coding regions:
- the coq2 gene encoding 4-hydroxybenzoate polyprenyltransferase, mitochondrial, producing the protein MLPAQLTSRLTLNILRRIQPGAFSPCLHSLTSCFIHTDGGKTRQYLLSDSTLSGRLYPRQKAVCPTHRLYELYGRRSISLSAATIVNSAPAPVQPYLRLMRLDKPIGTWLLYLPCTWSIALAADPGCLPHLGMLTLFGTGALLMRGAGCTINDMWDRDFDKKVARTSTRPIASGEISQLQALVFLGGQLTLALGVLLCLNYYSIALGAASLSLVVTYPLMKRITYWPQFVLGLTFNWGALLGWSAVKGYCDWSVCLPLYFSGVMWTLIYDTIYAHQDKDDDVKVGVKSTALRFQEQTKPWLSGFTVAMMSGLVVAGVNAEQTLPYYAVLSAVAVHLMHQIYSLDINKPEDCWKKFVSNRNLGLLLFLGIVVGNLWKERQETLLQNDEAFR